In Sporosarcina psychrophila, a genomic segment contains:
- a CDS encoding tyrosine-type recombinase/integrase, with the protein MKGHFTKRGCTYGPNRCICGKTWSFVIDIGKDPKTGERQQKTKGGFKTKQEAEAAASAIITEVNQGAYVKESDILFKDFANVWLPAYIERNAPKPGTVRIREYNIKKLLHYFAHGKLKNITKEMYQAALDDLKDQNFSKSTIESIHTTGKMIFKMAISNRVIRLNAAENAYIKRDQQTIIEFDEEELPNYFEKEELALFLDIVKEKGLYMDILIFLTLAYTGMRVGELVVLKWKDINFEKQIISITKTYYNPKNNTKKYELGPPKTKKSRRKVVVDELVINAFRKHKEEQEKLIKRFGNSYYNEGYVFANFNRHPGYPILIKLVETRMARLLKKVDLNLEVTPHSFRHTHTSLLAEAGVGLEEIMDRLGHQDDEVTRKVYLHVTSEMKKEASNKFSELMRSIA; encoded by the coding sequence ATGAAAGGTCATTTTACAAAAAGAGGTTGCACGTATGGTCCAAATCGTTGCATCTGCGGTAAGACGTGGTCGTTCGTTATTGATATAGGAAAGGACCCAAAAACAGGAGAAAGACAACAGAAGACTAAGGGTGGCTTTAAAACAAAACAAGAAGCCGAAGCAGCAGCCTCGGCTATAATTACCGAAGTAAATCAGGGTGCATACGTTAAAGAATCAGATATTCTATTCAAGGATTTTGCTAATGTGTGGTTACCCGCCTACATTGAAAGAAATGCTCCAAAACCCGGAACTGTAAGAATTAGAGAGTACAATATCAAAAAATTATTGCATTACTTCGCTCATGGAAAACTTAAAAATATCACTAAAGAAATGTACCAAGCAGCACTAGATGATTTAAAAGATCAAAATTTTTCTAAAAGCACCATTGAAAGTATTCATACTACTGGTAAGATGATTTTTAAAATGGCTATAAGTAATAGAGTAATCAGATTAAATGCGGCCGAAAATGCTTATATTAAACGTGATCAACAGACCATTATTGAATTCGATGAAGAAGAACTACCAAATTACTTTGAAAAGGAAGAACTCGCATTATTCTTGGACATAGTTAAAGAAAAAGGACTATATATGGATATCCTAATTTTCCTAACGTTGGCCTATACAGGTATGCGTGTAGGTGAATTAGTTGTTCTAAAATGGAAAGATATTAATTTCGAAAAACAAATTATTAGTATCACGAAGACCTATTATAATCCTAAAAATAATACGAAAAAGTATGAGTTAGGCCCACCTAAAACTAAAAAATCTAGACGTAAGGTTGTCGTCGATGAATTAGTAATAAATGCATTTAGAAAACATAAAGAGGAACAGGAAAAACTCATTAAACGCTTTGGTAACTCCTACTATAACGAAGGATATGTATTCGCTAATTTCAATCGTCATCCTGGTTATCCGATTTTGATTAAACTAGTGGAAACTAGAATGGCTAGATTATTAAAAAAAGTAGACTTAAATCTTGAAGTTACTCCCCATTCTTTTCGCCACACACATACATCGCTTCTTGCAGAAGCTGGGGTAGGACTAGAAGAAATTATGGATCGGTTAGGTCACCAAGACGATGAAGTGACTAGAAAGGTGTATCTTCACGTAACCTCTGAAATGAAGAAAGAAGCTTCAAACAAGTTTAGTGAATTGATGAGAAGCATTGCATGA
- a CDS encoding recombinase family protein, whose protein sequence is MKNRKKFKLIKTLNAVAYLRYSDKKQDGNNSLAIQKSQIQQLAERENLEIIEWRADKATSAFHNNVSKREGIQLLLEDIANGAEAVCFYEESRITRSITDFYNEIYIPIKQQYPHVNFFSTQSEGEWNPDDPMVQAKLVFAAEESEIKSVRTTDAQKNLLNREQPKHPGSRTPAGYDMQDGVLYPNEDAEIVELIYHLASWGHSHAIIAEFLNKCAVTSAKVKYWNSSTIGYILSNRAYSGNLAWGVRTSYEISKPKPEKDIEIFKNIHSPIISPTVIHLVKQINDLKGHYGTMNTPFYLRSIIKCKSCNSYLTAKDQSPKGKRGEYRIYRCTECKNSVSIIPVHQSVLSDLQKKWSTQLDTFITTSKHQLKQWSSKLRKTMDNLKQQLKLVFLNERTLEDDIANSPLLSEVFLSTKNHLQEKITYISETIDEINLLLEDDYLLVTLKEMLKHSFYDFADTELRVFFLIFFEEVAINFEKNNEIHISYRLSPFVSLENATGYVTEQMG, encoded by the coding sequence ATGAAAAACAGAAAAAAATTCAAGTTAATCAAAACTTTGAATGCAGTCGCCTATCTTCGTTATTCTGATAAAAAACAAGATGGTAATAACTCTTTAGCAATTCAAAAAAGCCAAATTCAACAATTAGCTGAAAGAGAAAACTTAGAAATTATTGAATGGCGAGCAGATAAAGCTACTAGTGCCTTTCATAATAACGTGAGTAAACGGGAAGGTATTCAACTTCTCTTAGAGGATATAGCTAATGGTGCCGAAGCAGTATGTTTTTATGAGGAATCTAGAATTACTAGGAGTATCACTGATTTCTATAACGAGATTTATATCCCTATAAAACAACAGTATCCTCATGTGAATTTTTTCAGTACTCAATCGGAAGGTGAATGGAACCCAGATGATCCTATGGTTCAAGCAAAGCTTGTCTTTGCAGCAGAAGAGTCTGAAATAAAGTCCGTCCGCACAACAGACGCTCAAAAGAATCTATTAAATCGTGAACAACCTAAACACCCCGGTTCCCGCACACCTGCTGGATATGATATGCAAGATGGAGTGTTGTACCCAAATGAAGATGCTGAAATAGTAGAGTTAATTTACCATCTTGCTAGCTGGGGACATTCACATGCTATTATTGCTGAGTTTTTAAATAAATGTGCCGTAACAAGTGCGAAAGTAAAGTATTGGAATAGTAGTACAATCGGTTATATTCTTTCAAACCGCGCTTACTCAGGAAACTTGGCATGGGGTGTAAGAACGAGCTATGAAATTAGTAAACCAAAACCTGAAAAAGATATTGAGATATTTAAAAATATTCATTCTCCCATTATTAGTCCAACCGTTATTCATCTAGTAAAGCAGATAAACGATTTAAAAGGTCATTATGGAACAATGAATACGCCATTCTATCTTCGTTCAATTATTAAATGTAAAAGTTGCAATTCGTATTTAACGGCTAAAGACCAATCTCCTAAAGGAAAACGTGGAGAATATAGAATTTACAGGTGTACAGAATGTAAAAATAGTGTATCAATAATACCTGTTCATCAATCTGTTTTAAGTGATCTGCAGAAAAAATGGAGTACACAGCTCGATACTTTTATAACTACTTCTAAGCACCAACTTAAACAATGGTCTTCCAAACTTAGAAAAACTATGGATAACCTAAAGCAACAACTTAAATTAGTATTCCTTAATGAAAGAACATTAGAAGATGATATAGCAAACTCACCGCTATTATCTGAAGTGTTTCTGTCTACTAAGAACCACTTACAAGAAAAAATAACCTATATCAGTGAGACGATAGATGAAATTAACCTACTTCTTGAAGATGACTATCTTTTAGTTACTTTAAAAGAAATGCTAAAACATAGTTTTTATGACTTTGCAGATACCGAACTAAGAGTATTCTTCTTAATTTTTTTCGAAGAAGTAGCGATTAATTTTGAGAAAAATAACGAAATTCATATCAGTTATCGTCTCTCTCCGTTTGTTTCGTTAGAAAATGCAACTGGTTATGTAACCGAACAAATGGGATAA
- a CDS encoding Lrp/AsnC family transcriptional regulator, giving the protein MLDNTDMRILDELSKNSRLTMKELGEKVHLTGPAVSARVAKLEDQGVIEGYSIKVNRVKLGCFIHAFIIIITQSTYHQPYLSFIKTQEQHLISNYKISGEGCYLLECKFPSNEVMNDFLKALNEHANYKLSIVIDK; this is encoded by the coding sequence ATGTTAGATAATACGGACATGCGGATCTTAGATGAACTATCCAAGAACAGTCGGCTCACGATGAAAGAATTAGGTGAGAAAGTCCATTTGACTGGACCAGCTGTTTCAGCTAGAGTGGCTAAATTAGAAGATCAAGGAGTGATTGAGGGTTATTCAATTAAAGTTAATCGAGTAAAATTGGGGTGTTTTATACATGCTTTTATTATAATCATTACGCAAAGTACTTATCATCAGCCTTATTTGTCGTTTATAAAAACGCAAGAACAACACTTAATCAGTAACTATAAAATAAGTGGGGAAGGTTGTTACCTTCTCGAATGCAAATTCCCTTCTAATGAAGTAATGAATGATTTTTTGAAAGCCTTAAACGAACATGCAAACTATAAATTATCAATTGTTATTGATAAATAG
- a CDS encoding DUF7695 domain-containing protein, with the protein MKKKLKRNRIRCIHCNNIIESKNTNDFKLCKCGAVGIDGGLDYPKRIFGSNPAEEHYKELAEYE; encoded by the coding sequence ATGAAGAAGAAACTAAAAAGAAACCGAATCCGTTGCATACATTGCAATAATATTATCGAATCAAAAAACACAAATGATTTCAAATTATGCAAATGTGGCGCAGTCGGTATTGATGGTGGTTTAGACTATCCAAAACGCATTTTTGGTTCGAATCCAGCGGAAGAACATTACAAAGAATTGGCAGAATATGAATGA
- a CDS encoding recombinase family protein, with the protein MRERNLIIIYCRVSSAAQNLDLQISAAKRHLESLGLKENEECIIYLDDHDVSATKLKMNQRPNLMQLIRLIKEGKVKTVVVYKRDRLARNFYEFVDITKIFIKYDVEVVYTASNEPPFKNKLALEAFYGMFAQMEGQNISTRTADARKQYPSSIYGYKRITDDANKPQYIINEDKKDVIQSIFIDFSNVQNENQFLEFLLVRRKGLKDPDKILRMLSNPFYSGHYESKNGYQILHHVEPIISLELFLTNKSQIDEFIAYYLEKLEEVNKQHLVTPKCGECGNTMRHRKENQLDVGYFVCSSNHKRLAISVEEINDLVTQTVLNHVQSISVDLAKRMIPKNITAKQKKIQKALERATSEYLDTSIKLCTLDGKAKTTISNYLEEIQALKNKYNELEQDLLSLQRLSSEIKDITQFLSQLNYDFTLQELQRLIELFVDKILVYETYLHIDLFLSSFAKESNAS; encoded by the coding sequence ATGAGGGAAAGAAATTTAATTATTATTTATTGCCGTGTGAGTTCTGCCGCACAAAATCTGGATCTACAAATTTCTGCAGCAAAAAGGCATCTTGAATCACTGGGTTTAAAGGAAAACGAAGAGTGTATTATTTATCTAGATGATCACGACGTTTCAGCTACGAAGTTAAAAATGAATCAAAGACCTAATCTAATGCAACTAATTCGTTTAATTAAAGAAGGCAAAGTTAAAACAGTAGTTGTCTATAAGCGTGATCGATTGGCTAGAAACTTTTATGAATTTGTTGATATAACAAAGATTTTTATCAAATATGATGTGGAAGTTGTTTATACAGCCAGTAATGAGCCACCCTTTAAGAACAAGCTTGCTCTAGAAGCATTCTATGGGATGTTTGCACAAATGGAAGGTCAGAATATAAGTACACGTACTGCTGATGCTCGAAAGCAATATCCATCAAGTATTTATGGGTATAAACGAATTACCGATGATGCAAACAAACCACAATATATTATCAATGAAGATAAAAAAGATGTCATTCAATCAATATTTATCGATTTTAGTAATGTTCAAAATGAAAATCAGTTCCTTGAGTTTTTGTTGGTACGTAGAAAAGGTCTAAAAGATCCAGACAAGATTCTCAGAATGTTATCAAATCCATTTTACTCTGGACATTATGAATCGAAAAATGGTTATCAGATACTACATCATGTAGAACCAATCATCAGCTTAGAACTCTTTCTAACGAACAAATCACAAATTGATGAGTTTATAGCTTACTATCTTGAAAAACTAGAAGAAGTTAACAAACAACATTTGGTAACTCCAAAGTGTGGTGAATGCGGAAATACGATGAGACATCGGAAAGAGAATCAACTTGATGTAGGTTATTTTGTATGTAGTTCTAATCATAAAAGATTAGCTATTTCGGTTGAAGAGATTAATGATTTAGTAACACAAACTGTTTTGAATCATGTTCAATCGATTTCTGTTGATTTGGCAAAAAGAATGATTCCAAAAAATATTACAGCAAAGCAAAAAAAAATTCAAAAAGCATTAGAAAGGGCGACATCAGAATATCTAGATACTTCAATAAAGCTTTGCACACTGGATGGTAAAGCGAAAACTACTATATCTAACTATTTGGAAGAAATCCAAGCTCTTAAAAACAAATACAACGAGTTAGAACAAGATTTATTATCTTTACAGCGGCTAAGTAGCGAGATTAAGGACATTACCCAGTTTTTATCACAGCTTAATTATGATTTTACCCTACAAGAACTTCAACGACTCATAGAATTATTTGTTGATAAAATTCTTGTTTATGAAACTTACTTGCATATCGATCTATTTCTTTCATCATTTGCAAAGGAATCGAATGCATCATGA
- a CDS encoding MBL fold metallo-hydrolase gives MNIHHIRNATAVVEYAGKKFLIDPMLSEKGTMPPFGTGVGLPPAPREDQNNPLVSLPTSIDNIIFNIDAVIVTHLHPDHWDDAAKEALPKEIKIFAQNDNDATEIRNAGFKNVEVLKENTVFEAIQLIKTKGEHGRGEILKHAGEVCGVVFKHSKEKTLYFTGDTVWYEAVQETIDAHKPEIIVANAGNNQFLVGGSLIMGQEDLYELYKAAPDAKIITVHMEAVNHWGLSREELKSFINEKGISSNVSVPDDGESYSF, from the coding sequence ATGAATATACATCACATTCGTAATGCAACAGCGGTTGTAGAATATGCAGGCAAAAAGTTTTTGATTGATCCAATGTTATCGGAAAAAGGGACTATGCCACCTTTTGGAACTGGTGTTGGTTTACCCCCTGCACCAAGAGAAGACCAAAATAATCCTTTGGTAAGCTTACCGACATCCATTGACAATATTATATTTAATATTGATGCTGTCATTGTCACTCATCTTCATCCTGACCACTGGGATGATGCTGCTAAAGAAGCATTACCAAAAGAAATAAAAATATTTGCCCAAAATGATAACGATGCGACAGAAATTCGAAACGCCGGTTTCAAAAATGTCGAGGTTTTAAAAGAGAATACAGTTTTTGAAGCTATTCAATTGATTAAAACAAAAGGCGAGCATGGTAGAGGCGAAATCTTAAAGCATGCTGGTGAAGTGTGTGGCGTTGTCTTCAAACACTCAAAGGAGAAAACACTATATTTCACTGGTGATACAGTATGGTATGAAGCTGTTCAAGAAACCATTGATGCACATAAACCGGAAATTATTGTGGCCAATGCAGGAAATAATCAATTCCTTGTGGGTGGTTCTCTTATCATGGGGCAAGAAGATTTATATGAATTGTACAAGGCTGCTCCTGATGCAAAAATCATTACTGTTCACATGGAAGCTGTAAACCATTGGGGACTATCCAGAGAAGAATTAAAAAGCTTTATTAACGAAAAAGGAATCTCGTCTAATGTGTCAGTGCCTGATGACGGAGAATCTTATTCATTTTAA
- a CDS encoding helix-turn-helix domain-containing protein, with amino-acid sequence MERTKNYTTWESLPDTLTAQHISLFLGISRRRVYELFLVHVEQGGIPNFEIGASKRVEKSDLKNWIAQRKENKF; translated from the coding sequence ATGGAACGTACAAAAAATTATACAACTTGGGAATCGTTGCCCGACACATTAACAGCACAACATATTTCTCTATTTCTTGGAATCTCTAGAAGAAGAGTTTACGAGTTATTTCTAGTACATGTAGAACAAGGTGGTATCCCTAATTTTGAAATTGGTGCATCTAAAAGAGTCGAAAAATCTGATCTTAAGAATTGGATTGCACAAAGAAAAGAGAATAAATTCTAG
- a CDS encoding ester cyclase, protein MSVEAKKDLVRRFFKTIEEENYDALKDFCHPDFVFYPQLDTPYPGVEGLIESEKKNFDAFPDFKMPIKAMVAEDDLVAAYFIFEGTHTGIPFVGVPATGNKARFSLMILLRVSEGKIIEQRSHVDVHDILRQLNT, encoded by the coding sequence ATGTCCGTTGAAGCAAAAAAAGACTTAGTTCGCCGTTTTTTTAAAACGATTGAAGAAGAGAATTATGATGCACTTAAAGATTTCTGCCATCCGGACTTTGTGTTTTATCCGCAACTTGATACGCCATATCCTGGGGTGGAAGGTCTTATAGAATCAGAAAAGAAAAACTTCGATGCCTTTCCGGACTTTAAAATGCCAATTAAAGCCATGGTTGCGGAAGACGATTTAGTAGCAGCCTATTTTATATTCGAAGGTACTCATACTGGCATCCCATTTGTCGGTGTTCCTGCAACTGGAAATAAGGCTAGATTTTCTCTGATGATACTTTTGAGAGTTTCTGAAGGTAAAATTATTGAGCAAAGATCTCATGTTGATGTTCATGACATACTTCGCCAGCTTAACACTTAA
- a CDS encoding tyrosine-type recombinase/integrase yields MKGHFYKRGCTCKKKKCTCGSKWAFTVDIGIDPITGKRRQKVRSDFITKEKAESAAAALIHELNQGIYVEETDLNFCEFANQWLPIYSEAKDVKPGTIRVRIHEINKLLPYFSQLKLKDITRKRYQDALNDLKAREYSDSTREGIHRTGRMIFRKALELELIKKDPTEFSYLKKDKKTIEQLEEEEIPKYLEKEELALFLKTAKEQGLELDYLIFLILSYTGIRVGELVALKWKDIDFVNQTISITKTYYNPNNNTVQFQLVTPKTKKSRRKIVVDEDVIKALSLHKETQAKTIQQLGDAYNNQDFIFAKTERHPGYPIVIKMVQLRMARLLAIAKINKDLTPHSLRHTHTSLLAEAGVALEQIMDRLGHSDDQITKNVYLHVTQEMKKEASQKFTQLMRSLDYNPLC; encoded by the coding sequence ATGAAAGGACATTTTTACAAGAGAGGATGTACGTGCAAGAAGAAAAAATGTACTTGTGGTTCCAAATGGGCTTTTACCGTCGATATTGGAATAGATCCGATTACTGGGAAAAGGAGGCAAAAGGTAAGAAGCGATTTTATAACTAAAGAAAAAGCTGAATCAGCGGCTGCCGCGCTCATTCATGAGTTAAATCAAGGAATATATGTGGAGGAAACAGACTTGAACTTTTGTGAGTTTGCAAATCAGTGGCTCCCAATCTATAGCGAAGCAAAAGATGTTAAACCCGGAACAATTCGAGTCCGTATTCATGAAATCAATAAGTTGTTGCCCTACTTTTCCCAACTAAAATTGAAGGACATCACAAGAAAGAGATATCAAGATGCTCTGAACGATTTAAAGGCCAGAGAATATTCTGATAGTACAAGGGAGGGAATACATCGAACTGGAAGAATGATTTTTCGGAAAGCATTAGAATTGGAGCTAATCAAGAAGGACCCTACTGAATTTTCTTATCTTAAAAAGGATAAAAAAACAATCGAGCAATTGGAGGAAGAAGAAATACCAAAGTACTTGGAAAAGGAAGAGCTTGCACTCTTTTTAAAAACCGCTAAGGAGCAGGGGTTGGAGTTAGACTACTTAATATTCCTTATCCTCTCCTACACAGGAATACGTGTTGGTGAATTAGTAGCACTCAAGTGGAAAGATATTGATTTCGTGAATCAAACCATCAGCATTACTAAAACGTATTACAATCCCAATAATAATACCGTTCAGTTTCAGTTGGTGACACCAAAAACGAAAAAATCTAGACGAAAAATTGTTGTGGATGAAGATGTGATCAAAGCTTTGAGCCTTCACAAAGAAACTCAAGCAAAAACCATTCAGCAGTTAGGTGATGCTTACAATAATCAAGACTTCATCTTTGCTAAAACAGAGAGACATCCAGGATACCCTATCGTCATTAAAATGGTACAACTCAGGATGGCTAGACTTCTTGCAATCGCAAAAATAAACAAAGACTTAACACCTCACTCATTGAGACATACACACACTTCGCTTTTAGCAGAAGCAGGTGTCGCACTCGAACAAATCATGGATAGACTTGGCCATTCAGATGATCAAATCACCAAGAATGTCTATCTCCACGTAACACAAGAAATGAAAAAAGAAGCTTCCCAAAAGTTTACACAACTCATGAGAAGCCTCGATTATAATCCTCTATGTTAG
- the avs1a gene encoding AVAST type 1 anti-phage system MBL fold metallo-hydrolase Avs1a — MTNIYVEMFPASNGDSFLISCGDDQQINILIDSGFAATYKNYIRQRLIDLNEQDKRLKLMVITHIDSDHIFGALKLLSENENSETANIIPIDHIWHNSFRHLQVDYEKFKSNEESKLNRLLEGIVARGYPNEVTEELKQDKPIGARQGSSLASLIRIGGYSWNSHFDEKAVCIENQPYINLTDNIKITILSPSYKELEKLEKYWEKELYKLGYKEKITSSTFFDDAFEFLVSREKLRILNLQRNISKPNLTFENILNTEFIEDTSVTNGSSISFILQHNNKKILFLGDSHPSLIEQQLRLFFGDEVIWFDAIKISHHASSGNTSPSLLEIIDSSNFFVSTNGSRHGHPDLITLVQIVHRKIDGKRKLFFNYKTKASEFMDNEDRKKEYNYEIHYLGYKEIVKI, encoded by the coding sequence TTGACTAACATTTATGTAGAAATGTTCCCTGCATCAAATGGAGATAGTTTTTTAATTTCATGTGGAGACGATCAGCAAATAAATATTCTAATAGATTCTGGTTTTGCTGCCACTTATAAAAACTATATAAGACAACGGCTAATTGATTTAAATGAACAAGATAAACGTTTAAAATTAATGGTTATCACTCACATAGATTCAGATCATATATTTGGAGCGTTAAAACTGTTGAGTGAAAATGAAAACTCTGAAACCGCTAATATTATTCCTATAGACCATATTTGGCACAATAGTTTTAGGCATCTTCAAGTAGATTATGAAAAATTTAAATCGAATGAAGAAAGTAAATTAAACCGATTATTGGAGGGAATTGTTGCGCGTGGATATCCAAATGAAGTTACAGAGGAACTTAAACAAGATAAACCTATTGGTGCAAGACAAGGTTCTTCTCTTGCAAGTTTAATAAGAATAGGAGGCTATTCTTGGAATTCACACTTTGATGAAAAGGCAGTATGTATTGAAAATCAACCCTATATTAATCTTACTGATAATATTAAAATTACTATACTATCTCCGTCTTATAAGGAATTAGAAAAATTAGAAAAGTATTGGGAAAAGGAATTATATAAGTTAGGTTATAAAGAAAAAATAACATCATCAACTTTTTTTGATGATGCTTTTGAATTTTTGGTTTCACGAGAAAAACTTCGTATTTTAAATCTTCAAAGGAATATTTCTAAACCGAATCTAACTTTTGAAAATATCTTAAATACAGAATTTATTGAGGATACAAGTGTTACAAATGGTAGCTCAATTTCATTTATCTTACAACACAACAATAAAAAAATTCTATTTCTTGGAGATAGTCACCCTTCACTAATTGAGCAACAATTACGATTATTTTTTGGAGATGAAGTAATATGGTTTGATGCAATAAAAATATCCCACCATGCTTCTTCTGGGAATACAAGTCCTTCGCTACTTGAGATTATTGACTCATCAAATTTCTTTGTATCTACAAACGGTAGTAGACACGGCCATCCGGATTTAATAACGTTAGTACAGATTGTCCATCGAAAAATTGATGGGAAAAGGAAGCTGTTTTTTAATTATAAAACTAAAGCATCTGAATTTATGGATAATGAAGACAGGAAAAAGGAATATAATTATGAAATTCATTATTTAGGGTATAAAGAAATAGTGAAAATTTAA